Proteins encoded by one window of Mycolicibacterium sp. ND9-15:
- a CDS encoding cell division protein FtsQ/DivIB, with translation MTEPTDSDPAEQAEQAEQAEQADAPEAGAGPAAAPDFEGPRRRARREREERRAAQARATAIEQARRDAKRRALGKPVGDTSKLGRGTVRGLKVLMWSALVSVIVVGLGLLLYFTPVMSVRNTVVTGLGAVTQEEIVAAAAVVPGTPLLQVNTDSVAERVAGIRRIASARVQRQYPSTLRITVVERIPVVVKDYPDGPHLFDRDGVDFAIGPPPPGVPYLDADDPGPNDGPTKAALQVMTSLRPEVAVQVARIAAPSVAAITLQLVDGREVVWGTTDRTEEKALKLGALLTQPGHTYDVSSPELPTVK, from the coding sequence ATGACCGAGCCGACCGACAGCGACCCGGCCGAACAGGCCGAACAGGCCGAACAGGCCGAACAGGCCGACGCCCCGGAGGCGGGCGCGGGGCCCGCCGCGGCCCCGGATTTCGAGGGACCGCGGCGGCGCGCACGCCGGGAGCGTGAGGAGCGCCGCGCCGCGCAGGCTCGTGCCACCGCGATCGAGCAGGCCCGCAGGGACGCCAAGCGGCGCGCGCTGGGCAAGCCCGTCGGCGACACCAGCAAGCTCGGCCGCGGGACGGTGCGGGGCCTGAAGGTGCTGATGTGGTCGGCGCTGGTGAGCGTGATCGTCGTCGGACTCGGGCTGCTGCTGTACTTCACCCCGGTCATGTCCGTGCGCAACACCGTGGTCACCGGGTTGGGCGCGGTGACGCAGGAGGAGATCGTCGCGGCCGCCGCCGTCGTGCCGGGCACGCCGCTGCTGCAGGTGAACACCGACAGCGTCGCCGAACGGGTGGCAGGGATCCGGCGGATCGCCAGCGCGCGCGTCCAGCGTCAGTATCCGTCCACCTTGCGGATCACCGTCGTCGAGCGGATACCGGTGGTGGTCAAGGACTATCCCGACGGGCCGCACCTCTTCGACCGCGACGGCGTGGACTTCGCGATCGGACCGCCGCCACCCGGGGTGCCGTACCTCGACGCGGATGATCCCGGTCCCAACGACGGGCCGACCAAGGCGGCACTGCAGGTGATGACGTCGCTGCGCCCGGAGGTCGCCGTACAGGTCGCACGCATTGCGGCGCCGTCGGTCGCGGCCATCACACTGCAACTCGTGGACGGCAGGGAGGTGGTGTGGGGCACCACCGACCGCACCGAGGAGAAGGCGCTGAAACTGGGGGCGCTGCTCACCCAGCCCGGGCACACCTACGACGTGTCGAGCCCAGAGCTGCCGACCGTGAAGTAG
- the ftsZ gene encoding cell division protein FtsZ has protein sequence MTPPHNYLAVIKVVGIGGGGVNAVNRMIEQGLKGVEFIAINTDAQALLMSDADVKLDVGRDSTRGLGAGADPEVGRKAAEDAKDDIEELLRGADMVFVTAGEGGGTGTGGAPVVASIARKLGALTVGVVTRPFSFEGKRRSNQAENGIQALRESCDTLIVIPNDRLLQMGDAAVSLMDAFRSADEVLLNGVQGITDLITTPGLINVDFADVKGVMSGAGTALMGIGSARGDGRALKAAEIAINSPLLEASMEGAQGVLLSVAGGSDLGLFEINEAASLVQDAAHPDANIIFGTVIDDSLGDEVRVTVIAAGFDSAGPGRKPVVSPAEGQGITPGKAGRVSTSLFEPADPASVPVHTNGATVSIGGDDGGISDDDVDVPPFMRH, from the coding sequence ATGACCCCCCCACACAACTACCTCGCCGTCATCAAGGTGGTCGGCATCGGTGGCGGCGGCGTCAACGCCGTCAACCGGATGATCGAGCAGGGTCTCAAGGGTGTGGAGTTCATCGCCATCAACACCGACGCGCAGGCGTTGTTGATGAGCGATGCCGACGTCAAGCTCGACGTCGGTCGTGACTCGACGCGTGGCCTGGGCGCGGGCGCCGACCCGGAGGTGGGGCGCAAGGCCGCCGAGGACGCCAAGGACGACATCGAGGAACTGCTGCGCGGGGCCGACATGGTGTTCGTGACCGCCGGCGAGGGCGGCGGCACCGGCACCGGCGGTGCTCCGGTGGTGGCGTCGATCGCGCGAAAACTGGGCGCGTTGACCGTCGGGGTGGTGACGCGGCCCTTCTCGTTCGAGGGCAAGCGGCGTAGCAACCAGGCCGAGAACGGGATCCAGGCGCTGCGGGAGAGCTGCGACACGCTCATCGTGATCCCCAACGACCGGCTGCTGCAGATGGGCGACGCGGCGGTGTCGCTGATGGACGCGTTCCGCAGCGCCGACGAGGTGCTGCTCAACGGCGTGCAGGGCATCACCGACCTGATCACCACGCCCGGCCTGATCAACGTCGACTTCGCCGACGTCAAAGGCGTGATGAGCGGCGCGGGCACGGCGCTGATGGGAATCGGTTCGGCCCGCGGTGACGGTCGCGCGCTCAAGGCCGCCGAGATCGCGATCAACTCGCCACTGCTGGAGGCCTCGATGGAGGGGGCACAGGGTGTGCTGCTCTCGGTCGCGGGCGGGAGCGATCTGGGTCTGTTCGAGATCAACGAGGCCGCGTCGCTCGTGCAGGACGCCGCTCACCCGGACGCCAACATCATCTTCGGCACGGTCATCGACGACTCGCTCGGCGACGAGGTCCGGGTCACTGTGATCGCCGCGGGCTTCGACTCCGCGGGCCCGGGACGCAAACCGGTCGTGAGTCCGGCCGAGGGGCAGGGCATCACGCCGGGTAAGGCCGGCAGGGTGAGCACCTCGCTGTTCGAGCCCGCGGACCCGGCGAGCGTGCCGGTGCACACCAACGGTGCCACGGTCAGTATCGGCGGGGACGACGGCGGCATTTCCGATGACGATGTCGACGTGCCGCCGTTCATGCGCCACTGA
- the pgeF gene encoding peptidoglycan editing factor PgeF, protein MTVRIRRVTTTRAGGVSAPPFDTFNLGDHVGDDPAAVAANRKRLSAAIGLAEDRIVWMNQVHGDRVVVVDEVTHGPVDDTDALVTATPRLALAVVTADCVPVLLGDARAGVVAAVHAGRVGAQKGVVARAVETMISLGARVEDISALLGPAVSGPNYEVPEEMAAEVETALPGSRTMTAKNTPALDLRAGIHRQLTTLGVAAIDVDPRCTALDRNLFSHRRDAPTGRLASLVWME, encoded by the coding sequence GTGACGGTCCGCATTCGGCGCGTGACCACGACGCGCGCAGGCGGCGTCTCCGCGCCGCCGTTCGACACCTTCAACCTTGGCGATCACGTCGGCGACGACCCGGCGGCGGTCGCGGCCAACCGGAAACGGCTCAGCGCTGCGATCGGATTGGCCGAGGACCGAATCGTCTGGATGAACCAGGTACACGGGGATCGCGTCGTCGTGGTCGACGAAGTGACCCACGGACCGGTCGACGATACTGACGCATTGGTCACCGCCACGCCACGATTGGCGTTGGCGGTGGTAACCGCCGATTGCGTTCCCGTTTTATTGGGCGATGCGCGGGCCGGCGTGGTGGCCGCCGTGCACGCGGGGCGGGTCGGCGCGCAAAAGGGCGTCGTGGCGCGCGCCGTGGAGACGATGATCTCGCTGGGCGCTCGGGTCGAGGACATCTCGGCTCTGCTCGGGCCCGCCGTGAGCGGACCCAACTACGAAGTTCCCGAGGAGATGGCCGCCGAGGTCGAGACCGCCCTGCCCGGCAGCCGCACGATGACCGCGAAGAACACCCCCGCACTGGATCTGCGAGCCGGAATTCATCGGCAGCTAACGACTTTGGGTGTCGCGGCCATCGACGTCGACCCCCGCTGCACCGCCCTGGACCGCAACCTGTTCAGTCACCGACGCGACGCCCCGACCGGGCGGCTCGCCTCGCTGGTGTGGATGGAGTGA
- a CDS encoding YggS family pyridoxal phosphate-dependent enzyme: MGVVPTSRELELTEALCRVRARLAAAAEAAGRDIDEIELLPVTKFFPAADVIILRRLGCEAFGESREQEASRKVGEIASIPGVGPIRWHMVGRIQRNKARSIAGWAYAAHSVDSRKLIDALSHAASDALEAGRRAEPLRVFIQLSLDDDENRGGADVNRPDLVDELCAAAHAATGLKFVGLMAIPPLDQDADAAFARVSAEYQRVQADYRQPLQLSAGMSNDLESAVKHGSTCVRVGTALLGQRPLPSPEVVTPVTSSSQTPESRA, translated from the coding sequence ATGGGCGTCGTGCCTACGTCCCGCGAACTCGAGTTGACCGAAGCGCTGTGTCGCGTGCGGGCGCGGCTCGCCGCCGCCGCCGAGGCCGCCGGTCGCGATATCGACGAAATTGAATTACTGCCGGTGACCAAATTCTTCCCGGCCGCCGACGTGATTATTCTGCGCCGTTTAGGATGCGAAGCTTTCGGCGAATCGCGGGAACAGGAAGCGTCGAGAAAAGTCGGCGAAATCGCTTCAATTCCGGGCGTCGGACCCATTCGCTGGCACATGGTCGGGCGGATACAGCGCAACAAAGCGCGGTCGATTGCGGGCTGGGCATATGCGGCGCACTCCGTGGACAGTCGCAAGCTGATCGACGCGCTGAGCCACGCCGCGTCCGACGCGCTCGAGGCCGGACGGCGCGCCGAACCGCTGCGCGTCTTCATCCAGTTGAGCCTCGACGATGACGAGAACCGGGGCGGAGCCGACGTCAACAGGCCCGACCTCGTCGACGAACTGTGCGCCGCCGCCCACGCCGCCACCGGCCTCAAATTCGTTGGGCTGATGGCGATTCCTCCGCTCGACCAAGACGCGGACGCGGCGTTCGCGCGGGTCAGCGCCGAGTATCAGCGGGTCCAGGCCGACTACCGGCAACCCCTCCAGTTGTCGGCCGGCATGTCGAACGATCTCGAGTCGGCGGTCAAACACGGCTCGACTTGTGTGCGTGTCGGTACCGCGTTATTGGGACAACGTCCTTTACCGTCACCAGAAGTAGTCACTCCAGTCACATCTTCATCACAGACACCAGAGTCCAGGGCATGA
- a CDS encoding cell division protein SepF: MSTLHKVKAYFGMAPMDDYDDEYYEDDDRGVARGYPRRSRDDRFDEDGYGSSHRGGYDDRDYDDAPAGYRGYEDRFEPRLRAPREFDRPAPRFAPMRGATRGALAMDPRRMAELFEAGSPLSKITTLRPKDYSEARTIGERFRDGTPVIMDLVSMDNADAKRLVDFAAGLAFALRGSFDKVATKVFLLSPADVDVTAEERRRIAEAGFYSYQ, encoded by the coding sequence ATGAGCACACTTCACAAGGTCAAGGCCTACTTCGGTATGGCCCCGATGGATGACTACGACGACGAGTACTACGAGGACGACGACCGCGGCGTCGCCCGTGGCTACCCGCGCCGTAGCCGCGACGACCGCTTCGACGAGGACGGTTACGGCTCCTCACACCGCGGAGGCTACGACGACCGCGACTACGACGATGCACCCGCCGGGTATCGCGGGTACGAGGACCGATTCGAGCCCAGGTTGCGCGCACCGCGCGAATTCGACCGCCCCGCACCGCGATTCGCGCCGATGCGCGGCGCCACCCGGGGCGCGCTGGCGATGGACCCTCGCAGGATGGCAGAGCTTTTCGAGGCGGGCAGCCCGTTGTCGAAGATCACCACGTTACGGCCGAAGGATTACAGCGAGGCCCGCACGATCGGCGAGCGCTTCCGTGACGGCACCCCGGTGATCATGGACCTGGTGTCGATGGACAACGCCGATGCCAAGCGCCTCGTCGACTTCGCCGCCGGGCTGGCCTTCGCGCTGCGGGGTTCGTTCGACAAGGTCGCCACCAAGGTGTTCCTGCTGTCGCCCGCGGACGTCGACGTCACCGCCGAGGAGCGGCGCCGCATCGCCGAGGCCGGCTTCTACTCATATCAATAG
- a CDS encoding YggT family protein — protein sequence MSLFFEILGFALFVFWLLLIARVVVEFIRSFSRDWHPKGLTVVILEIIMTVTDPPVKLLRRLIPQLTIGAVRFDLSIMVLLLVAFIGMQLAFGAAA from the coding sequence TTGTCGCTCTTCTTCGAAATCCTGGGCTTCGCCCTGTTCGTGTTCTGGCTGCTGCTGATCGCGCGGGTCGTGGTGGAGTTCATCCGGTCGTTTTCCCGAGACTGGCATCCCAAGGGCCTCACCGTCGTGATCCTGGAGATCATCATGACGGTGACCGACCCGCCGGTGAAACTGCTTCGGCGCCTCATTCCCCAGCTCACGATAGGCGCGGTGCGGTTCGACCTGTCGATCATGGTGCTGCTGCTGGTCGCCTTCATCGGCATGCAACTCGCGTTCGGCGCCGCGGCCTGA
- the wag31 gene encoding DivIVA-like cell division protein Wag31: MPLTPADVHNVAFSKPPIGKRGYNEDEVDAFLDLVETELTRLIEENTDLRQRVAELEQELGSSGSGGAGQSTQAVPLYEQPAPEPVPAQQQPAYEAPSAQASEDQALRAAKVLSLAQDTADRLTGTAKAESEKLLADARAQADAMVSEARQTAEATVTDARQRADAMLADAQTRSEAQLRQAQEKADALQADAERKHSEIMGTINQQRTVLEGRLEQLRTFEREYRTRLKTYLESQLEELGQRGSAAPVDSSAGNDGGGFNQFNRGNN, translated from the coding sequence ATGCCGCTCACACCCGCCGACGTTCACAACGTTGCGTTCAGCAAGCCACCCATCGGCAAGCGCGGCTACAACGAGGACGAGGTTGATGCGTTCCTCGATCTGGTGGAGACCGAGCTGACGCGTCTCATCGAGGAGAACACCGACCTGCGCCAGCGTGTCGCCGAACTCGAGCAGGAGTTGGGCTCCAGCGGGTCCGGTGGCGCCGGTCAGTCGACGCAGGCCGTCCCCCTCTACGAGCAGCCGGCCCCGGAGCCGGTGCCGGCCCAGCAGCAGCCCGCTTATGAGGCCCCGTCCGCGCAGGCCAGCGAGGACCAGGCGCTGCGGGCGGCCAAGGTGTTGAGCCTGGCCCAGGACACCGCGGACCGGCTCACCGGCACCGCCAAAGCCGAGTCGGAGAAGCTGCTGGCCGACGCGCGCGCACAGGCCGACGCGATGGTGAGCGAGGCGCGCCAGACGGCCGAGGCTACGGTCACCGATGCCCGCCAGCGCGCCGACGCGATGCTGGCCGACGCTCAGACCCGGTCCGAGGCGCAGCTGCGCCAGGCGCAGGAGAAGGCCGACGCGCTGCAGGCCGATGCGGAGCGCAAGCACTCCGAGATCATGGGCACGATCAACCAGCAGCGCACGGTGTTGGAGGGCCGCCTCGAACAGCTGCGCACCTTCGAACGCGAATACCGCACCCGGCTCAAGACCTACCTGGAGTCTCAGCTCGAGGAGTTGGGGCAGCGCGGTTCGGCCGCGCCGGTGGACTCCAGCGCCGGAAACGACGGGGGTGGGTTCAATCAGTTCAACCGGGGAAACAACTGA
- a CDS encoding DUF308 domain-containing protein, which produces MLIVALVLAVIGLAALVTAVVTSNELIAWICIAASLIGVILLIVDAVRERSARKAGAPQDGQAEAEPEYYEDYPEDEALTEEPEYAGDTDVEEETTVVEQADSGEDRR; this is translated from the coding sequence ATGCTGATCGTTGCGCTCGTCCTCGCCGTCATCGGCCTCGCCGCATTGGTGACGGCGGTGGTCACCAGCAATGAGCTGATCGCCTGGATCTGTATCGCCGCCAGTCTGATCGGCGTCATCCTTCTGATCGTCGACGCGGTGCGGGAACGTTCGGCCCGCAAGGCCGGCGCTCCCCAAGACGGGCAGGCCGAGGCGGAACCGGAGTACTACGAGGACTATCCCGAGGACGAGGCCCTCACAGAGGAACCCGAATACGCGGGCGACACCGACGTGGAGGAGGAGACGACGGTCGTCGAACAAGCGGACTCCGGCGAGGATCGCCGCTAA
- a CDS encoding phosphoribosyltransferase produces MSGWRGLGRRNARRVYQDRRDAGEVLANELTSFSGQALVVLGLARGGVPVARRVAHALHAPLDVFLVRKLGVPQWEELAMGALASGGGVVINDNLVRSLGIRDCAIQAAIARETDELNRRERAYRAGRPAPDLADKTVILVDDGIATGASMLAAVRAVRADNPARVVVAVPVGPASACRDLAQEADDVVCAAMPPGFEAVGQVYADFHQVTDDEVRELLAGQ; encoded by the coding sequence ATGAGCGGATGGCGCGGGCTCGGCCGCCGAAATGCCAGGCGCGTGTATCAGGACCGCCGCGACGCCGGCGAGGTCCTGGCGAACGAGTTGACGTCCTTTTCCGGCCAGGCTCTGGTGGTCTTGGGTCTGGCGCGCGGCGGTGTGCCGGTCGCCCGGCGGGTCGCGCATGCACTGCATGCCCCGCTCGACGTGTTCCTGGTTCGCAAGCTCGGTGTGCCGCAGTGGGAGGAACTGGCCATGGGCGCGCTGGCCAGCGGCGGCGGCGTGGTGATCAACGACAACCTGGTGCGCAGCCTCGGCATCCGTGACTGCGCGATACAAGCCGCGATCGCGCGCGAGACCGACGAGTTGAACCGTCGTGAGCGGGCATACCGCGCTGGGCGCCCAGCCCCCGACCTCGCGGACAAGACCGTGATCCTGGTCGACGACGGGATCGCCACCGGCGCCAGCATGCTCGCCGCGGTGCGCGCCGTACGAGCCGATAATCCGGCGCGGGTAGTCGTCGCGGTCCCGGTCGGGCCTGCCTCGGCATGCCGCGATCTAGCCCAGGAAGCCGACGACGTGGTGTGCGCGGCCATGCCGCCGGGCTTCGAAGCCGTCGGACAGGTGTACGCCGACTTCCATCAGGTCACCGACGACGAAGTACGCGAACTGCTCGCAGGGCAATGA
- a CDS encoding TIGR01777 family oxidoreductase produces the protein MGIEYESVIEHPLDEVFAWHTRPGAMRRLVPPWQPMQIVAEAESLADGRAVLGLPGGLRWVARHDPARYDPPRRFVDVLSSQGPASWPPRVVGRWTHVHGFGEAPGGTRVYDRVETPVPAAALRPMFVYRHRQLADDLAAHRDAADAGLRPLTIAVTGASGLVGSALTAFLSTGGHRVIRLVRRAATGSGERQWNPDRPDADLLAGVDAVVHLAGESIAGRFTEAHKDAVRASRVEPTRRLAQAAADASDGPRVFVSASAVGIYGFDRGDAVLTEESASGDGFLADVGGEWEAATSPAAESGVRVVTVRTGIVQSARGGTLRLMRPLFVAGLGGRLGSGRQWLAWIALDDLLDVYHRALYDDRLAGPVNAVAPHPVRNADYTRTLARVLRRPAIVPVPSFGPRLLLGQQGARELAEASQRVMPAKLQSLGHRFRHPFLDGALAHELGHA, from the coding sequence ATGGGCATCGAATACGAGAGCGTCATCGAGCACCCGCTCGACGAGGTGTTCGCGTGGCACACCCGGCCTGGGGCGATGCGGCGGTTGGTCCCGCCATGGCAACCGATGCAGATCGTCGCGGAGGCCGAGTCGCTGGCCGACGGGCGGGCGGTGCTCGGTCTGCCCGGTGGCCTGCGCTGGGTCGCCCGACACGATCCGGCGCGCTATGACCCGCCGCGCCGCTTCGTCGACGTGCTGTCGTCACAGGGTCCGGCCTCCTGGCCGCCGCGGGTGGTCGGCCGGTGGACCCATGTCCACGGGTTCGGCGAGGCGCCGGGCGGCACCCGGGTCTACGACCGCGTCGAAACCCCGGTGCCCGCGGCGGCGCTGCGTCCGATGTTCGTCTACCGCCATCGTCAACTGGCCGACGACCTGGCCGCGCACCGAGACGCCGCCGACGCCGGCCTGCGACCGCTCACCATCGCGGTCACCGGCGCTTCGGGCCTGGTCGGATCGGCGTTGACGGCGTTTCTGAGTACCGGCGGGCATCGGGTGATCCGGCTGGTGCGGCGGGCGGCGACCGGTTCGGGTGAACGGCAATGGAATCCCGACCGACCGGATGCCGACCTGCTGGCCGGTGTCGACGCGGTCGTGCACCTGGCCGGCGAGTCGATTGCCGGGCGTTTTACCGAGGCGCACAAGGACGCGGTCCGCGCCAGCCGCGTCGAGCCGACCCGTCGGCTCGCCCAGGCCGCCGCGGACGCCTCGGACGGACCGCGGGTGTTCGTCAGCGCCTCGGCGGTCGGCATCTACGGCTTCGACCGCGGCGACGCGGTGTTGACCGAGGAGAGCGCGTCCGGTGACGGTTTTCTCGCCGACGTCGGCGGGGAGTGGGAGGCGGCGACCTCGCCGGCCGCCGAGTCGGGAGTGCGGGTGGTGACCGTCCGGACGGGGATCGTGCAGTCCGCGCGCGGCGGCACCCTGCGGCTGATGCGGCCGTTGTTCGTCGCCGGACTGGGTGGCCGACTGGGCAGCGGCAGGCAGTGGCTGGCGTGGATCGCGCTCGATGATCTGCTCGACGTCTACCACCGCGCGCTCTACGACGACCGGTTGGCCGGTCCCGTCAACGCGGTGGCACCACATCCGGTGCGCAACGCCGACTACACCAGAACCTTGGCGCGGGTACTGAGGCGACCTGCCATCGTGCCGGTGCCATCCTTCGGGCCGCGACTACTGCTGGGGCAGCAGGGCGCCCGCGAACTTGCCGAGGCCAGCCAACGGGTGATGCCCGCGAAATTGCAGTCGCTTGGCCACCGCTTCCGTCATCCTTTTCTCGACGGCGCGCTTGCTCACGAACTCGGCCACGCCTGA
- a CDS encoding phospholipase D family protein, translated as MSVLAEWFLTSGERGNPDWEMPAWSEGNQAEALIHGAAYFDRLVAEVEALGAGDHLFFADWRGDADQRLREDGPTVAELFRAAAERGVLVKGLMWRSYPNRLQFNEEQNRHLAETIERAGGEVLLDQRVLVGGSHHQRLVLLRHPDEPHRDVAFIGGIDLCHSRRDDASHRGDPQAVQMSSRYGERPPWHDVQLQVRGPVIGALDVTFRERWTARAPLDLFNPLAWLRDRFGGAETRRPPLPERPPDPPPCGSHAVQVLRTYGDALIQYEFAKEGERTIARGYSKAIRRARSLIYIEDQYLWSEEVANLLVGALTENADLHVVAVVPRYFDLEGGLGRPPTLVGRQLALDACRRAAPDRVHVFDVENHDGTPVYVHSKVCVIDDTWACVGSDNFNRRSWTHDSELSCAVLDSEGVFARDLRLRLLREHLDRAEDGSEDQGLADPVIAVGEIVDCAEDLEAWHQSGRRGPRPPGRLRPHESERVDPLTRLWAEPAYRMIFDPDGRSYRDRLLGRRP; from the coding sequence GTGTCTGTGCTGGCGGAATGGTTCCTCACCTCCGGTGAACGCGGCAACCCGGATTGGGAAATGCCGGCGTGGAGTGAGGGCAACCAGGCCGAGGCCCTGATTCACGGGGCCGCCTACTTCGATCGGCTCGTCGCCGAGGTGGAGGCGCTGGGCGCCGGTGATCATCTGTTCTTCGCCGACTGGCGAGGCGACGCCGATCAGAGGCTGCGCGAGGACGGACCGACCGTCGCCGAACTGTTCCGGGCGGCGGCCGAGCGCGGGGTGCTCGTCAAGGGATTGATGTGGCGGTCGTATCCAAACCGCTTGCAGTTCAACGAAGAGCAGAACCGCCACCTCGCCGAGACGATCGAGCGCGCCGGCGGGGAAGTGTTGCTCGACCAGCGGGTGCTGGTCGGCGGATCACATCATCAGCGACTCGTTCTGCTCCGTCATCCCGACGAACCGCACCGCGACGTGGCGTTCATCGGCGGCATCGATCTGTGCCACTCGCGTCGAGACGACGCCTCGCATCGGGGCGACCCGCAGGCGGTGCAGATGTCGAGTCGGTACGGGGAGCGACCGCCGTGGCATGACGTGCAACTGCAGGTGCGCGGCCCGGTCATCGGCGCGCTGGACGTCACATTCCGGGAGCGTTGGACGGCCCGGGCGCCGCTGGACCTGTTCAACCCGCTGGCGTGGCTGCGCGACAGGTTCGGCGGGGCAGAGACGCGGCGGCCTCCGTTACCCGAGCGGCCTCCCGATCCGCCGCCGTGCGGATCGCATGCGGTGCAGGTGCTGCGAACCTACGGCGACGCCTTGATTCAATACGAGTTCGCCAAGGAGGGTGAGCGCACCATCGCTCGCGGCTACAGCAAGGCGATCCGGCGCGCACGAAGCCTGATCTACATCGAAGACCAGTACCTGTGGTCGGAAGAGGTCGCGAACCTGTTGGTCGGCGCGCTGACCGAGAACGCAGATCTTCACGTGGTGGCGGTCGTGCCCCGCTATTTCGACCTCGAAGGTGGGCTGGGCCGGCCACCGACGCTGGTCGGACGCCAGCTCGCGCTCGACGCGTGCCGCCGCGCCGCGCCGGATCGGGTGCACGTGTTCGATGTCGAGAACCACGACGGCACACCTGTTTACGTGCACTCGAAGGTGTGCGTCATCGACGACACCTGGGCCTGCGTCGGCAGCGACAACTTCAACCGGCGGTCCTGGACGCACGACAGCGAACTGTCGTGCGCGGTGCTCGACTCCGAGGGCGTGTTCGCGCGTGACCTCCGGTTGCGGCTCCTGCGCGAGCACCTGGACCGGGCCGAGGACGGCAGCGAGGATCAGGGACTGGCCGATCCCGTTATCGCCGTCGGCGAAATCGTCGACTGCGCAGAAGATTTGGAGGCATGGCATCAGTCCGGGCGGCGAGGGCCGCGGCCGCCTGGACGGTTGCGGCCGCACGAGAGCGAACGAGTCGATCCGCTGACACGGCTCTGGGCCGAACCGGCATACCGGATGATCTTCGACCCGGACGGTCGGTCTTATCGCGATCGGCTGTTGGGGCGCCGGCCGTGA